One window from the genome of Sesamum indicum cultivar Zhongzhi No. 13 linkage group LG15, S_indicum_v1.0, whole genome shotgun sequence encodes:
- the LOC105177724 gene encoding LOW QUALITY PROTEIN: protein DA1-related 1 (The sequence of the model RefSeq protein was modified relative to this genomic sequence to represent the inferred CDS: substituted 2 bases at 2 genomic stop codons) has product MPCLIWGSSYSLKFGRFFICLSSWCCEQVFLSKKSERPIKAFQFDGVVVPTQERIANCIMGWLTKILKGSSHKISKGQYHGKYEDDTIWEGPPTSADQWSDFDKEELDRAIALSIAEQDEKGKKVVDDESLLDEDEQLAKALQESWNVDSPPQSPPPPSPPPPQCPPLPPPPQSPPPPPSPPPRSSPPRSPRYDYGSFLPPYPFFYPSSMYRICAGCNSEIGHGRYLSCMGAVWHPECFRCHSCNQPISDYEFSMSDNRPYHKACYKDLHHPKCDVCKNFIPTNAAGLIEYRAHPFWHQKYCPAHEHDGTPRCCSCERMEPVDARFLILDDGRKLCLECLDSSIMDTHECQPLYLEIQEFYEGLNMKVEQQIPLLLVERQALNEAMEGEKNGHHHMPETRGLCLSFPXNAPXQNLQFIVLILRRPRIGGYRILDMFTEPCRLVRHCEVTAILILYGLPRLLTGSILAHEMMHAWLRLKGYPSLSPEVEEGICQVLAHMWLDSEIVAGSGSTVASTSSSSSSSSSSSTPSSSGSSKKGKRSEFEKKLGDFFKHQIESDTSAAYGGGFREGNKAVLKYGLKRTLDHIRLTGTFPC; this is encoded by the exons ATGCCTTGTCTGATCTGGGGTTCATCGTATTCCTTGAAATTCGGCAGATTCTTCATCTGTTTGAG TTCATGGTGCTGCGAACAAGTTTTCTTATCCAAAAAATCTGAAAGACCAATCAAAGCGTTTCAGTTCGATGGTGTAGTAG TGCCGACCCAGGAGCGGATAGCAAATTGCATTATGGGTTGGCTAACCAAGATTCTCAAAGGTTCCAGCCACAAAATCTCAAAAGGGCAATATCATGGGAAATATGAAGATGATACAATTTGGGAGGGACCTCCTACTTCAGCG GACCAGTGGTCAGATTTTGACAAAGAAGAACTTGATAGGGCAATTGCACTTTCCATTGCTGAACAAGAtgagaaagggaaaaaagtaGTAG atGACGAGTCTCTATTGGATGAAGATGAACAGCTAGCCAAGGCCCTTCAAGAAAGTTGGAACGTGGACTCACCACCTCAATCACCTCCACCTCCATCTCCTCCTCCACCTCAGTgtcctcctcttcctcctcctcctcaatcACCTCCCCCTCCTCCGTCACCTCCTCCTCGATCATCTCCACCTAGATCACCTCGATATGATTATGGAAGTTTCTTACCTCCTTACCCGTTCTTCTATCCTTCTTCAATGTACAG AATCTGCGCTGGTTGCAATAGTGAAATTGGTCATGGGAGATACTTGAGTTGCATGGGAGCTGTTTGGCATCCAGAATGTTTCCGTTGCCATTCTTGCAATCAACCAATTTCTGATTATGAG TTTTCCATGTCTGATAATCGCCCTTACCACAAAGCTTGCTACAAGGACCTGCATCACCCAAAATGCGATGTTTGCAAAAACTTT ATCCCCACAAATGCTGCTGGACTTATTGAGTATAGAGCACATCCTTTCTGGCATCAGAAGTACTGCCCCGCACACGAGCATGATGGAACACCTCGCTGCTGCAGCTGTGAAAGAATGGAG CCAGTCGATGCCAgatttttaattcttgatgATGGAAGAAAGCTATGTCTGGAGTGTTTGGATTCTTCCATAATGGACACCCATGAGTGTCAACCTCTTTATCTTGAAATACAAGAATTTTATGAAGGCTTAAACATGAAGGTTGAGCAGCAAATCCCGTTACTCTTGGTTGAGAGACAAGCACTAAATGAAGCCATGGAAGGGGAGAAAAAT GGTCATCACCACATGCCTGAAACCAGAGGACTCTGCCTGTCTTTTCCATGAAATGCACCTTAACAGAATCTTCAGTTCATTGTTTTG ATATTGAGGCGGCCAAGAATAGGAGGATATCGGATATTAGACATGTTTACTGAGCCTTGTAGACTGGTCCGCCACTGTGAAGTAACAGCTATCCTTATTCTGTATGGTCTACCTAG GTTATTGACTGGGTCGATCCTGGCTCATGAGATGATGCATGCATGGCTGCGACTTAAAG GTTACCCGAGTCTAAGTCCGGAGGTCGAAGAAGGTATCTGCCAAGTGCTAGCTCATATGTGGTTGGATTCTGAAATTGTTGCTGGTTCTGGTAGTACTGTGGCTTCTACTTCAtcgtcatcatcatcgtcttcttcctcctcaacACCATCATCATCTGGCTCCTCAAAGAAGGGTAAAAGGTCGGAATTCGAGAAAAAACTTGGAGATTTTTTCAAACACCAGATAGAATCAGACACTTCTGCAGCATATGGAGGTGGTTTCCGGGAAGGAAATAAGGCAGTGCTCAAGTATGGCCTGAAGAGGACTCTTGATCACATTCGGCTCACCGGCACCTTCCCGTGTTAA
- the LOC105177760 gene encoding lysM domain receptor-like kinase 4, translated as MLLQFVCEVLKFHLQVHPTKTFIMSKHLFGFLIILTFSASISHAQQQYAGNSVMQCNISDETGPSPAFLYTCNGKMPSCKAFLMFRTKPPYLSVSSISNLTSSDPMEFAHINDISSSAVLPPDVAVIVPVTCSCSGQYYQANTSYVRHDVDTYFTIANDTYQGLTTCNALERENPYGEFNLFSGLKLQVPLRCACPTQEQILNDTKFLLTFLVTWKDTVPQISEKFNVSASSVATANGFSEDNPVLYPFTTILIPLPAEPLSSQMKATSHPTISQQMPKRSHKGLYVGMATGAALAVLCFFLFLGFIHYRRKRTNDASWRIRQQRKKQQLPAHFLDKVVGIGEILKIYTYEELKAATDNFSPHKRLSDSVYLGNLRGKLLAIKHMSTDVSKEIKILSNINHFNLISLYGVCEHDRVFYLVYEYLEKGSLRDWLHKENSPLAQSWNRRILIALDIANGLDYLHNFTAPAYVHKNIRSCNILLNRDLRAKIANFALAREDGGSHTNYIVGERGYMAPEFIQTGNVTPKVDVYAFGIVLLELITGREAVVLHDDQEVLLSETVIPVIDGTDVGAEVNDLIDSRLQVKNRLGYIIDHAALALRLLKLSVACLAREPTNRLSMAEVVSALMKIQEDANYSQSFSVE; from the coding sequence ATGCTACTCCAATTTGTGTGCGAGGTATTAAAGTTCCATCTTCAAGTCCACCCTACCAAAACTTTCATCATGAGCAAGCACTTATTTGGATTTCTCATCATATTAACATTCTCAGCCTCCATTTCCCACGCCCAACAGCAGTATGCAGGAAACTCAGTTATGCAATGTAATATCTCCGATGAAACAGGACCATCTCCAGCTTTTCTTTATACCTGCAATGGGAAAATGCCTTCTTGCAAAGCGTTCTTGATGTTTAGAACAAAACCTCCTTATCTTTCAGTCTCGTCCATTTCAAACTTGACGTCTTCTGACCCTATGGAATTCGCTCACATCAATGATATCTCGAGCTCAGCAGTCTTGCCTCCAGATGTCGCGGTTATTGTTCCAGTAACTTGTTCCTGTTCAGGTCAATACTATCAAGCTAACACCTCTTATGTCAGGCATGATGTTGATACCTATTTTACAATTGCAAACGATACGTATCAGGGGCTTACCACTTGTAATGCACTTGAGCGTGAAAATCCATATGGCGAATTCAACTTGTTTTCAGGATTGAAGTTGCAAGTACCCCTTAGGTGTGCTTGTCCTACACAAGAACAGATTTTAAATGACACCAAGTTTCTTTTGACATTCTTGGTGACTTGGAAAGATACAGTCCCTCAGATCAGTGAAAAGTTCAACGTAAGTGCCAGTAGTGTCGCTACAGCCAACGGATTTTCTGAGGACAATCCAGTTCTTTATCCCTTCACAACTATTTTAATTCCTCTGCCAGCAGAACCTTTAAGCTCTCAGATGAAAGCCACTTCACATCCAACAATTTCTCAGCAAATGCCCAAGAGGTCACATAAAGGGCTTTATGTCGGGATGGCAACCGGTGCTGCTCTAGCAGTCCTTTGCTTTTTCTTGTTCCTGGGCTTCATCCATTACAGGAGAAAGAGAACAAATGATGCATCATGGAGAATTAGACAGCAACGAAAGAAGCAGCAACTGCCGGCCCACTTCCTAGATAAAGTTGTTGGAATTGGTGAAATTCTGAAGATATATACTTATGAAGAACTAAAGGCAGCCACTGACAACTTCAGCCCACATAAGAGGTTGAGTGATTCTGTTTACCTTGGAAATCTTCGTGGAAAATTATTAGCTATAAAACATATGAGCACAGATGTGTCCAAAGAGATCAAAATCCTAAGCAATATCAACCACTTCAATCTGATTAGTCTTTATGGTGTCTGTGAGCATGATAGAGTATTCTATCTTGTTTATGAGTACCTGGAAAAAGGATCTCTAAGGGACTGGCTCCATAAAGAAAACTCTCCCCTTGCCCAGAGCTGGAACCGCCGAATTCTTATTGCTTTAGACATTGCCAATGGACTTGATTATCTTCACAACTTTACTGCTCCAGCTTACGTACACAAGAACATCAGAAGCTGCAACATTTTACTGAACAGAGACCTGAGGGCAAAGATTGCAAATTTTGCCCTCGCTAGAGAAGATGGAGGCTCACAcactaattatattgttgGAGAAAGAGGTTACATGGCACCTGAGTTCATACAAACTGGGAACGTGACCCCTAAAGTAGATGTCTACGCCTTTGGGATAGTTCTGCTGGAATTGATTACCGGAAGAGAAGCTGTGGTCCTGCATGATGATCAAGAAGTTCTTTTGTCCGAAACAGTGATTCCAGTAATTGATGGAACAGATGTAGGAGCTGAAGTTAATGATCTCATTGACTCTCGACTTCAAGTAAAGAATCGACTCGGTTATATAATCGACCATGCTGCACTGGCACTGCGCTTGCTGAAATTGAGCGTAGCATGCTTGGCTCGAGAACCCACAAACAGATTAAGCATGGCTGAAGTGGTTTCAGCTTTGATGAAAATCCAGGAAGATGCCAACTACTCGCAGTCATTTTCTGTTGAATAG